Proteins encoded together in one Solanum lycopersicum chromosome 7, SLM_r2.1 window:
- the LOC101246446 gene encoding uncharacterized protein isoform X1 produces the protein MSTVPEIRSLFVSLASELKSISPATGNEAPNMDLTITNLNRSLNLSETVPRVRVLDTALSVMCFTSSQVFNCTIEYLVKTFATVLSSSIECKVLRTADGEVLQIGGLISGQDCTRIVESCAVLQKLGRSQPDLSPIILYAAVRVAVLASKVHYSLKLPPMLDVRSIDGRHCALLKQVHCQKEINIESGKIPLRLLSWQLDHMLLKYDVSQILQEVIKRPFLCLEMEFRKRKEWRSIVICLVHSPVMFTETRSLLHNWFLLTGLASILELHVKLVSLVLDIISRPMWWGISMDIGSKLPFSYSYFPCKKQILRILTGPLSLESLEFLVDEVCKPVEAFSNKAVNIAKVNQSSIWAITVTFPSWFIFASILLFSEKSLRDKYSSACIYGEGNLNNSQDVNAPLLATAAKFIAWSLNPTGGSYLELLVDNLTKFSNIWTIKKFGSDEGNETTLCRNKEVRGSLSFKKEMVNILDSNCQELAFWIKEFQDMYNGHSNKVNESLALDKERTPGVSVQKNMLFRRIPIGILFGCLNHINDAECELLLHYGATGTLMQLTGAQPGMKDKKSNHERQKGLIAWAETYTGKEATAGARIVFDITDASESISASMFETEECGLNFVCDVKLKVGRYLVKCVKRLLQLTLEKNSIQLNMKDLYDRMIRWRNQGRDVFQNDRELVDIIDACASAAF, from the exons ATGTCGACGGTTCCAGAAATAAGGTCACTCTTTGTGTCACTAGCATCTGAACTGAAGTCCATAAGTCCGGCGACCGGAAATGAAGCTCCGAATATGGACCTCACTATCACAAATCTCAACCGTTCGCTTAACCTCTCTGAAACAGTTCCTAGAGTTAGGGTTTTGGACACTGCCCTTTCCGTTATGTGCTTCACATCATCCCAG GTCTTTAACTGTACAATCGAGTACTTGGTGAAGACGTTTGCTACAGTGCTATCTTCTTCAATTGAATGCAAGGTTCTTAGAACTGCTGACGGGGAGGTTCTGCAAATTGGTGGATTGATTTCTGGTCAGGATTGTACCAGAATAGTTGAATCTTGTGCAGTTCTGCAGAAACTTGGAAGATCTCAAC CAGATCTTTCTCCAATCATCTTGTATGCTGCTGTGAGGGTGGCAGTACTAGCATCAAAAGTTCACTATTCACTGAAATTGCCTCCTATGCTTGACGTAAGATCCATTGATGGAAGACACTGTGCTTTGCTGAAACAGGTACATTGTCAAAAGGAAATTAACATTGAGAGTGGAAAAATTCCGCTAAG GTTGCTCTCATGGCAACTAGATCACATGCTTCTGAAGTATGATGTATCGCAAATTTTGCAAGAGGTCATTAAGAGACCTTTCCTTTGTTTAGAAATGGAATTTCGTAAGAGGAAAGAGTGGCGTTCAATTGTCATATGTTTGGTACATTCTCCTGTCATGTTTACTGAGACTAGATCCCTGTTGCATAACTGGTTTCTACTGAC GGGTTTGGCTTCTATTCTAGAGCTTCATGTTAAGCTGGTCTCCCTAGTGCTAGATATTATTTCCAGACCGATGTGGTGGGGCATATCAATGGACATTGGATCAAAACTTCCATTTTCTTATTCTTACTTTCCATGCAAGAAGCAGATTTTGAGGATTTTGACTGGACCTTTGTCCTTGGAATCTTTGGAGTTTCTAGTTGATGAAGTTTGCAAGCCAGTTGAAGCATTTTCAAATAAAGCTGTGAACATTGCCAAAGTAAATCAGAGTTCTATTTG GGCAATTACAGTAACTTTCCCTTCTTGGTTCATTTTCGCTTCTATTTTACTCTTCTCAGAAAAGAGTTTGAGGGACAAGTACAGCTCAGCATGCATATATGGAGAAGGTAATCTTAACAATTCACAGGACGTTAATGCTCCTTTGCTTGCTACTGCTGCAAAGTTCATAGCATGGAGTTTGAACCCTACTGGTGGATCCTACTTGGAACTTTTAGTTGATAATCTGACCAAATTTTCCAATATATGGACTATTAAGAAGTTTGGCTCTGATGAAGGCAACGAGACAACTCTTTGTCGTAACAAGGAAGTCAGGGGATCTCTGTCCTTTAAGAAGGAAATGGTGAATATCCTGGATTCCAATTGCCAAGAACTTGCTTTCTGGATTAAAGAATTTCAGGACATGTACAATGGGCACTCAAACAAAGTAAATGAAAGCCTTGCTCTAGATAAAGAACGAACACCAGGTGTTAGTGTACAAAAGAACATGTTGTTTAGGAGGATACCAATAGGCATCTTGTTCGGATGCTTGAATCATATAAATGATGCTGAATGTGAACTGCTTTTGCATTATGGTGCAACTGGTACCCTCATGCAATTAACTGGAGCACAACCTGGAATGAAGGATAAGAAATCTAACCATGAACGGCAAAAAGGTTTGATTGCATGGGCGGAGACATACACAGGAAAAGAGGCTACAGCAGGAGCTCGTATTGTCTTTGACATAACTGATGCAAGTGAAAGTATATCAGCTTCTATGTTTGAAACTGAGGAATGTGGACTCAATTTTGTGTGTGACGTGAAACTAAAGGTTGGGAGATATCTAGTCAAGTGTGTGAAAAGGCTACTCCAACTCACACTAGAGAAAAACAGCATACAGCTGAACATGAAGGATCTCTATGACAGAATGATCAGGTGGAGAAATCAAGGGCGCgatgtttttcaaaatgataGGGAATTGGTTGATATAATAGATGCCTGTGCTTCAGCAGCCTTTTGA
- the LOC101246446 gene encoding uncharacterized protein isoform X2, translating into MSTVPEIRSLFVSLASELKSISPATGNEAPNMDLTITNLNRSLNLSETVPRVRVLDTALSVMCFTSSQVFNCTIEYLVKTFATVLSSSIECKVLRTADGEVLQIGGLISGQDCTRIVESCAVLQKLGRSQHLSPIILYAAVRVAVLASKVHYSLKLPPMLDVRSIDGRHCALLKQVHCQKEINIESGKIPLRLLSWQLDHMLLKYDVSQILQEVIKRPFLCLEMEFRKRKEWRSIVICLVHSPVMFTETRSLLHNWFLLTGLASILELHVKLVSLVLDIISRPMWWGISMDIGSKLPFSYSYFPCKKQILRILTGPLSLESLEFLVDEVCKPVEAFSNKAVNIAKVNQSSIWAITVTFPSWFIFASILLFSEKSLRDKYSSACIYGEGNLNNSQDVNAPLLATAAKFIAWSLNPTGGSYLELLVDNLTKFSNIWTIKKFGSDEGNETTLCRNKEVRGSLSFKKEMVNILDSNCQELAFWIKEFQDMYNGHSNKVNESLALDKERTPGVSVQKNMLFRRIPIGILFGCLNHINDAECELLLHYGATGTLMQLTGAQPGMKDKKSNHERQKGLIAWAETYTGKEATAGARIVFDITDASESISASMFETEECGLNFVCDVKLKVGRYLVKCVKRLLQLTLEKNSIQLNMKDLYDRMIRWRNQGRDVFQNDRELVDIIDACASAAF; encoded by the exons ATGTCGACGGTTCCAGAAATAAGGTCACTCTTTGTGTCACTAGCATCTGAACTGAAGTCCATAAGTCCGGCGACCGGAAATGAAGCTCCGAATATGGACCTCACTATCACAAATCTCAACCGTTCGCTTAACCTCTCTGAAACAGTTCCTAGAGTTAGGGTTTTGGACACTGCCCTTTCCGTTATGTGCTTCACATCATCCCAG GTCTTTAACTGTACAATCGAGTACTTGGTGAAGACGTTTGCTACAGTGCTATCTTCTTCAATTGAATGCAAGGTTCTTAGAACTGCTGACGGGGAGGTTCTGCAAATTGGTGGATTGATTTCTGGTCAGGATTGTACCAGAATAGTTGAATCTTGTGCAGTTCTGCAGAAACTTGGAAGATCTCAAC ATCTTTCTCCAATCATCTTGTATGCTGCTGTGAGGGTGGCAGTACTAGCATCAAAAGTTCACTATTCACTGAAATTGCCTCCTATGCTTGACGTAAGATCCATTGATGGAAGACACTGTGCTTTGCTGAAACAGGTACATTGTCAAAAGGAAATTAACATTGAGAGTGGAAAAATTCCGCTAAG GTTGCTCTCATGGCAACTAGATCACATGCTTCTGAAGTATGATGTATCGCAAATTTTGCAAGAGGTCATTAAGAGACCTTTCCTTTGTTTAGAAATGGAATTTCGTAAGAGGAAAGAGTGGCGTTCAATTGTCATATGTTTGGTACATTCTCCTGTCATGTTTACTGAGACTAGATCCCTGTTGCATAACTGGTTTCTACTGAC GGGTTTGGCTTCTATTCTAGAGCTTCATGTTAAGCTGGTCTCCCTAGTGCTAGATATTATTTCCAGACCGATGTGGTGGGGCATATCAATGGACATTGGATCAAAACTTCCATTTTCTTATTCTTACTTTCCATGCAAGAAGCAGATTTTGAGGATTTTGACTGGACCTTTGTCCTTGGAATCTTTGGAGTTTCTAGTTGATGAAGTTTGCAAGCCAGTTGAAGCATTTTCAAATAAAGCTGTGAACATTGCCAAAGTAAATCAGAGTTCTATTTG GGCAATTACAGTAACTTTCCCTTCTTGGTTCATTTTCGCTTCTATTTTACTCTTCTCAGAAAAGAGTTTGAGGGACAAGTACAGCTCAGCATGCATATATGGAGAAGGTAATCTTAACAATTCACAGGACGTTAATGCTCCTTTGCTTGCTACTGCTGCAAAGTTCATAGCATGGAGTTTGAACCCTACTGGTGGATCCTACTTGGAACTTTTAGTTGATAATCTGACCAAATTTTCCAATATATGGACTATTAAGAAGTTTGGCTCTGATGAAGGCAACGAGACAACTCTTTGTCGTAACAAGGAAGTCAGGGGATCTCTGTCCTTTAAGAAGGAAATGGTGAATATCCTGGATTCCAATTGCCAAGAACTTGCTTTCTGGATTAAAGAATTTCAGGACATGTACAATGGGCACTCAAACAAAGTAAATGAAAGCCTTGCTCTAGATAAAGAACGAACACCAGGTGTTAGTGTACAAAAGAACATGTTGTTTAGGAGGATACCAATAGGCATCTTGTTCGGATGCTTGAATCATATAAATGATGCTGAATGTGAACTGCTTTTGCATTATGGTGCAACTGGTACCCTCATGCAATTAACTGGAGCACAACCTGGAATGAAGGATAAGAAATCTAACCATGAACGGCAAAAAGGTTTGATTGCATGGGCGGAGACATACACAGGAAAAGAGGCTACAGCAGGAGCTCGTATTGTCTTTGACATAACTGATGCAAGTGAAAGTATATCAGCTTCTATGTTTGAAACTGAGGAATGTGGACTCAATTTTGTGTGTGACGTGAAACTAAAGGTTGGGAGATATCTAGTCAAGTGTGTGAAAAGGCTACTCCAACTCACACTAGAGAAAAACAGCATACAGCTGAACATGAAGGATCTCTATGACAGAATGATCAGGTGGAGAAATCAAGGGCGCgatgtttttcaaaatgataGGGAATTGGTTGATATAATAGATGCCTGTGCTTCAGCAGCCTTTTGA